The proteins below are encoded in one region of Pleuronectes platessa chromosome 12, fPlePla1.1, whole genome shotgun sequence:
- the LOC128453514 gene encoding uncharacterized protein LOC128453514 isoform X2 — MSAFLALVVWILIMWTFTTADDEVSCVLEESCILPCSFQPGPDPVIYWMQVKPGNTRVHSYYSARDQFYHQSKRFTGRTSLFTDQISSGNASIRLKGLQHQDRGRYECYTSTFTGAGKASFINLRADVEADTEALDVSLLAGTITALKNAPVRHVDIEQVEDSFTCRSEGISPEPQLTWSTRPPSNLTLQNQTTVKETEQQLYEISSTLILSDRDTVLICSISTCHGRRSAVWYQPTLVRVSPFKTTTTIHCTAANIKPPTHWVWKFNHRQIIVNQTGADGLHSVSEQWRQQVEDVSASGSLTLHHLSSYHQGTFTCELSSEEETHFINSYVMIEKGSVAAVVVGVLVVFVALGAGAGFSYYRRRKIIHNQMLQMKDLTLDGYELSKTRCKVLALALKSDLSLLAELDLRDNELLDSEVNLLCSGLESPNCRLETLRLKSCSLSEISCSSLASALRSNPSHLRELDLSFNDLQDSGVKELCGFLQSPTCRLETLRLKNCSLSEISCSSLASALMSNPSHLRELDLSYNYLQDSAVKELCGFLQSPTCRLETLRTKFSSPVSSTLG; from the exons ATGATGAGGTCTCCTGCGTTTTAGAGGAGAGCTGCATCTTACCCTGCAGTTTTCAACCTGGTCCAGACCCAGTCATTTACTGGATGCAGGTGAAACCAGGAAACACTCGTGTTCACTCCTACTACAGTGCCAGAGACCAGTTTTATCACCAGAGCAAGCGCTTCACAGGCCGGACATCGCTGTTCACAGATCAGATCTCCAGTGGAAATGCCTCCATCAGGCTGAAGGGGCTGCAGCATCAGGACCGGGGCCGATACGAGTGTTACACTAGCACCTTCACTGGAGCCGGCAAGGCGTCATTTATCAACCTGAGAGCAGATG TTGAAGCTGATACTGAAGCATTGGACGTCTCGTTGCTTGCCGGCACCATAACCGCTTTGAAAAATG CTCCGGTGCGTCACGTGGAcattgagcaggtggaggacagcttcACCTGCCGCTCAGAGGGGATCTCCCCCGAGCCGCAGCTCACCTGGTCCACCAGGCCTCCGTCCAACTTGACCCTTCAGAACCAAACCACAGTGaaggagacggagcagcagctctatgagatcagcagcacactgatactgtcagacagagacactgttctgatctgcagcatcagcacttGCCATGGCAGGAGGAGCGCGGTGTGGTATCAACCCA ctctCGTCCGTGTGTCAccgtttaaaacaacaacaacaatccactGCACTGCTGCAAACATCAAACCCCCGACACACTGGGTGTGGAAATTCAACCACAGGCAGATCATTGTGAACCAGACCGGGGCCGACGGCCTCCACAGCgtctcagagcagtggaggcagcaggtggaggatgtgtcAGCGTCAGGCAGCCTCACGCTGCACCACTTATCTTCATATCACCAGGGAACGTTCACCTGTGAACTCAGTAGTGAAGAGGAGACGCACTTCATCAACAGCTACGTGATGATAGAGAAAG GTTCAGTTGCAGCAGTTGTGGTCGGAGTCCTCGTTGTGTTTGTAGCATTAGGAGCTGGAGCCGGATTCTCCTACTATAGAAGACGAAAG ATCATCCACAATCAGATGCTTCAGATGAAAGATTTAAC actcgaTGGTTATGAACTCTCAAAGACTCGGTGTAAAGTCTTGGCCTTAGCTCTGAAGTCAGATCTCTCACTTCTGgcagaactggatctgagagacAACGAGCTGCTGGATTCAGAAGTGAACCTGCTGTGTTCTGGTCttgagagtccaaactgtcgactggagactttgag gttgaagagctgcagtctgtcagagatcagctgttcttctctggcttcagctctgaggtcaaacccctctcatctgagagaactggatctgagcttcaacgacctgcaggactcaggagtgaaggagctgtgtggttttctacagagtccaacctgtcgactggagactctgag GTTGAagaactgcagtctgtcagagatcagctgttcttctctggcttcagctctgatgtcaaacccctctcatctgagagaacttgATCTGAGCTACAactacctgcaggactcagcagtgaaggagctgtgtggttttctacagagtccaacctgtcgactggagactctcag gaccaaGTTCTCCAGccctgtttcttccactttgggttaa